From one Brevibacterium sp. 'Marine' genomic stretch:
- a CDS encoding ABC transporter permease — MAEAAAAPQHAHVASASGEADAAQRVKPPKLHPLIRFILIRIGISIILIWGVTVVTFLLTNLVPTDPVAAILGDRAAADPEIVAQTREKLGLDQPLLVQYFTYLGNLLQGDLGVSNQTRTPVLASIGQVFPASIELGIGAILISVILGLLLGLLSALKQNSLVDHAIRTLSLIGISAPTFWIATVAYFVFFFKLRVVPGAGRLDPWITPPPKVTGLYTVDSLLAGQMATFSNALGHLVLPSCVLALFTVGLLTRFSRSSVLDIIRLDYVTAAKAKGLPARTVVFKYIFRGALVPIITVVGLAFGSLLSGAVLTETVFAWNGLGQYAYRGATTLDLPVIMGVGLVIGIVYILVNFIVDLIYGFVDPRVRVR; from the coding sequence ATGGCGGAAGCCGCCGCTGCGCCACAGCATGCTCATGTCGCGTCCGCTTCTGGTGAGGCGGACGCGGCTCAGCGAGTCAAACCGCCGAAGCTCCACCCGCTGATCCGATTCATCCTCATCCGGATCGGTATCTCGATCATTCTGATCTGGGGCGTGACCGTGGTGACGTTCCTGCTCACCAACCTCGTGCCCACTGACCCGGTCGCCGCCATCCTCGGCGACCGGGCCGCGGCAGATCCCGAGATCGTCGCGCAGACACGAGAGAAGCTCGGACTCGACCAGCCGCTCCTCGTCCAATACTTCACCTATCTTGGCAATCTGCTCCAAGGAGATCTGGGAGTCTCCAACCAGACGCGCACCCCGGTGCTCGCCTCGATCGGACAGGTCTTCCCCGCCTCGATCGAGCTCGGTATCGGAGCGATTCTCATCTCCGTCATCCTCGGATTGCTCCTCGGACTGCTCAGCGCACTCAAACAGAACAGCCTCGTCGACCACGCGATCCGCACCCTCAGCCTCATCGGCATCTCGGCGCCGACGTTCTGGATCGCCACCGTCGCCTACTTCGTGTTCTTCTTCAAGCTTCGAGTCGTCCCCGGCGCCGGACGGCTCGACCCGTGGATCACTCCGCCACCGAAAGTGACAGGCCTCTACACTGTCGATTCTCTGCTGGCCGGTCAGATGGCGACATTCTCCAATGCCCTCGGCCACCTCGTTCTGCCGTCATGCGTTCTCGCTCTCTTCACCGTCGGTCTGCTTACTCGATTCAGCCGCTCGAGCGTCCTCGACATCATCAGACTCGACTATGTCACTGCGGCCAAGGCTAAAGGTCTGCCGGCACGCACAGTGGTCTTCAAGTACATCTTCCGCGGAGCTCTGGTCCCGATCATCACCGTCGTCGGCCTGGCGTTCGGCTCCCTGCTCTCCGGTGCGGTGCTGACTGAGACCGTCTTCGCCTGGAACGGACTCGGCCAGTATGCCTACCGTGGGGCAACCACACTGGACCTGCCCGTCATCATGGGTGTGGGCCTTGTCATCGGAATCGTCTACATCCTCGTGAACTTCATCGTCGACCTGATCTACGGCT
- a CDS encoding ABC transporter substrate-binding protein, translating to MRRLSRNLVAICSTLALTAGLAACGSGSDEAGGAGDTLVAETAFNLKTIDPHRQFEFTGSTIDNAVYQTALEFADGDLTKPTDGLCSFEMSDDDKEMTLTLKDEDATFSNGDPVTADDIVFSFKRLQGIKGNPSFFLDGVKVKKVDDKTVSLTSSEPNPALPYILPNSSIGIVNSKVVKKNEGTTDENDGAEQFLNENSQGSGPYKVEKYDADSQVVLTANEHYNGPEPKYKRVVLRNVSAETQLTDIQSGQAQVAFDLNSDQAKQIDDSMGKISSLPSTRSLYIFNNTDEKIGGPAADPNFRKAVMAAIDYDKLIDLAGKGSQRMASLVPNEFVGAVAKDEAPERDLAKAKKLLKKAGYDGEKVPFHYSSDQAVNGVDLAQLAETLQAQLKEADINLDLKPAPSSTQLDGFRSAKQPMGIGTWGADFPDPTNYNVFIPGGSVAERVNWNDDPKLEKLADEAAKAKGDARDAAYAKLFKATTDTAVWIPLVQPVSTVAVGSSITKFVSNADVSFDFAKAE from the coding sequence ATGAGGCGCCTGTCCCGCAATCTCGTCGCAATCTGCTCCACCCTCGCACTGACCGCCGGGCTCGCTGCCTGCGGCAGCGGCTCCGACGAAGCCGGCGGTGCCGGCGACACGCTCGTGGCAGAAACTGCCTTCAACCTCAAGACGATCGATCCGCATCGACAGTTCGAGTTCACCGGATCGACGATCGACAATGCTGTCTACCAGACTGCTCTCGAGTTCGCGGACGGTGACCTCACCAAGCCGACCGACGGACTCTGCTCCTTCGAAATGTCCGACGACGATAAGGAGATGACGCTCACTCTCAAAGACGAGGACGCGACGTTCTCCAACGGCGATCCCGTCACAGCCGATGACATCGTCTTCTCCTTCAAGCGTCTTCAGGGCATCAAAGGCAATCCCTCATTTTTCCTCGACGGAGTCAAGGTCAAGAAGGTCGACGACAAGACGGTTTCGCTCACCAGCTCTGAGCCCAACCCTGCACTGCCCTACATCCTCCCCAACTCCTCGATCGGCATCGTCAACTCGAAGGTCGTCAAGAAAAACGAGGGAACTACTGATGAGAACGACGGCGCCGAACAGTTCCTCAATGAGAACTCGCAGGGCTCCGGACCGTACAAAGTGGAGAAGTACGACGCAGACAGCCAGGTCGTGCTGACCGCGAATGAGCACTACAACGGTCCCGAACCGAAGTACAAGCGCGTGGTGCTGCGCAATGTCTCTGCCGAGACCCAGCTGACCGATATCCAGTCAGGTCAGGCGCAGGTCGCTTTCGACCTCAACTCTGATCAGGCGAAGCAGATCGATGATTCGATGGGCAAGATCTCCAGTCTGCCCTCGACTCGCAGCCTCTACATCTTCAACAACACGGATGAGAAGATCGGCGGACCTGCAGCAGACCCGAATTTCCGCAAGGCTGTCATGGCGGCGATCGACTACGACAAACTCATCGACCTCGCTGGGAAGGGATCGCAGCGAATGGCCAGCCTCGTACCCAACGAGTTCGTCGGCGCCGTCGCAAAGGACGAAGCCCCAGAACGCGACCTCGCAAAGGCGAAGAAGCTGCTGAAGAAGGCCGGCTACGACGGAGAGAAGGTCCCCTTCCACTACTCGAGTGATCAGGCCGTCAACGGTGTCGATCTCGCGCAGCTCGCCGAGACTCTGCAGGCGCAGCTGAAGGAGGCCGATATCAACCTCGATCTCAAACCCGCACCGAGCTCGACTCAGCTCGACGGCTTCCGCTCGGCCAAGCAGCCGATGGGCATCGGGACCTGGGGTGCGGACTTCCCTGATCCGACGAACTACAACGTCTTCATTCCCGGCGGCAGCGTTGCCGAACGCGTGAACTGGAATGACGACCCGAAGCTGGAGAAACTTGCGGACGAAGCGGCCAAAGCGAAGGGTGATGCACGAGATGCCGCCTACGCGAAGCTGTTCAAAGCGACCACCGACACCGCGGTGTGGATCCCACTCGTCCAGCCGGTCAGCACCGTCGCCGTCGGTTCGAGCATCACGAAATTCGTATCCAACGCCGACGTCTCGTTCGACTTCGCAAAGGCAGAGTGA
- a CDS encoding malate:quinone oxidoreductase, producing MTANPQHTDHLPDADVVLIGAGIMSATLSSMLTLLDPDLRILVLEKAEDIAGESSDPWNNAGTGHSGYCELNYMPDPADAAKPAEIAGQFHLTRQWWAHLVRLGLLDPAEFVHSAPHMNLVFGDTDVAYLRHRVDTLKADPLFSEMEYTEDPDTIAQWAPLTMEGRVDSDEPMAAARHPRGTDVDFGALTSQLLRIGSTEVRTGHAVTGIESRASGWTVSGSTPTGPFAVHAKTVFVGAGGFALRLLQKAKIPEVRGYAVLPVGAAFNRCSTPSVVARHDAKVYGQADVGAPPMSVPHLDRRVVDGREHLLFGPYATFSTKLLKHGRLSDFFTTVRPGNLHVIAAAGLQNLSLVSFLVKELAASPSRKFAQLRRYVPSARRNEWTLLPAGQRAQLVKPDPKRIGVLQQGTELVVSADGSIAGLLGASPGASTAVPIMFDLLAQAFPAQWHGGWKSQITEAVPDLDRTDWTAEAVAHSQSDTDEALGLTALSPG from the coding sequence ATGACTGCGAACCCCCAGCACACCGACCACCTGCCGGATGCCGATGTCGTCCTCATCGGTGCGGGCATCATGTCTGCGACTCTGAGCTCGATGCTGACCCTGCTCGATCCTGATCTGCGGATCCTCGTCCTGGAGAAAGCCGAGGACATCGCCGGTGAGAGCAGCGACCCGTGGAACAATGCCGGCACCGGTCATTCGGGGTACTGCGAGCTCAACTACATGCCCGATCCGGCTGACGCGGCGAAGCCTGCCGAGATCGCCGGGCAGTTCCACCTCACCCGGCAGTGGTGGGCCCATCTCGTCCGACTCGGGCTCCTCGACCCGGCGGAGTTCGTCCATTCGGCCCCGCACATGAACCTCGTCTTCGGCGACACAGACGTCGCCTACCTGCGCCACCGAGTCGACACCCTCAAAGCCGATCCGCTGTTCTCAGAAATGGAATACACGGAGGACCCGGACACCATCGCCCAGTGGGCTCCGCTGACGATGGAGGGACGCGTCGACAGCGACGAACCCATGGCGGCGGCGCGGCATCCGCGCGGCACCGACGTTGATTTCGGGGCGCTGACCTCTCAGTTGTTGAGGATCGGGTCCACCGAGGTGCGCACGGGTCACGCAGTGACCGGGATCGAATCGCGCGCATCGGGCTGGACGGTCAGCGGTTCGACGCCGACGGGACCATTTGCCGTGCACGCCAAGACCGTGTTCGTCGGGGCGGGCGGTTTCGCGCTGCGGCTCCTGCAGAAGGCGAAGATCCCCGAAGTCCGCGGCTATGCGGTTCTGCCGGTCGGCGCCGCCTTCAACCGGTGCTCGACGCCGTCGGTCGTCGCCCGGCATGATGCGAAGGTCTACGGTCAGGCCGACGTGGGTGCCCCGCCGATGTCGGTGCCGCATCTGGATCGGAGAGTCGTCGATGGCAGGGAGCATCTGCTGTTCGGCCCGTATGCGACCTTCAGCACGAAGCTGCTCAAGCACGGTCGCCTCTCGGATTTCTTCACGACCGTCCGGCCGGGCAACCTGCACGTCATTGCGGCGGCCGGTCTGCAGAACCTCAGCCTCGTGTCGTTCCTCGTCAAGGAGCTTGCGGCCAGCCCGTCGCGGAAGTTCGCGCAGCTGCGTCGCTATGTCCCGTCGGCCCGACGCAACGAGTGGACCCTGCTGCCAGCCGGGCAGAGAGCGCAGCTGGTCAAACCGGATCCGAAGAGGATCGGCGTCCTGCAGCAGGGCACCGAACTCGTCGTGTCCGCCGACGGTTCGATCGCAGGCCTCCTCGGCGCCTCACCCGGAGCATCCACGGCGGTGCCGATCATGTTCGACCTGCTCGCGCAGGCTTTCCCTGCCCAGTGGCACGGCGGCTGGAAGTCACAGATCACCGAGGCGGTCCCCGACCTCGACCGCACCGACTGGACCGCAGAGGCGGTCGCCCACTCCCAGAGCGACACCGACGAGGCGCTCGGATTGACCGCGCTCAGCCCCGGTTGA
- a CDS encoding LysR family transcriptional regulator yields the protein MERSSDSRTAPLPALRELVELADQDGHLTEAAAAAGIPQSTMSRRIHALESHLGVPLTVPRGRAIGLTTAALDLVAAVRAPLTEIDAALVDLAEAADPEHGTIRFGFPLTMGAGEVPDLLAAFNRAHPGIRLDLKQAHGAELVADLQRGTLDLAIIIPPPAEVNHEVLARQTIIAALPDAHPLAGVRSITLERLADEEFIATPASYNLRVLTDRWCRASGFDPEVKIEVTEFSTIREFVGRGMGVALIPPAVRPVDGITEVALDGPDYVREIALCSAVRRPGRVVERLRDFIAGWDLSR from the coding sequence ATGGAACGATCATCCGATTCCCGCACGGCTCCGCTGCCGGCACTGCGGGAACTCGTGGAACTGGCTGATCAGGACGGGCATCTGACCGAGGCCGCCGCCGCTGCAGGGATTCCCCAGTCCACGATGAGCCGACGCATCCACGCCCTCGAGAGCCACCTCGGCGTGCCGTTGACCGTCCCGCGCGGACGCGCCATCGGTCTGACGACGGCGGCACTGGATCTCGTGGCCGCGGTGCGTGCCCCGCTGACGGAGATCGATGCGGCGCTGGTCGATCTCGCCGAGGCGGCCGACCCCGAACACGGAACGATCCGGTTCGGATTTCCGCTGACGATGGGTGCCGGTGAGGTACCCGATCTGCTCGCGGCGTTCAATCGTGCTCATCCCGGCATCCGACTCGATCTCAAACAGGCACACGGTGCCGAACTCGTCGCTGATCTGCAGCGAGGCACCCTCGATCTGGCGATCATCATTCCGCCTCCGGCCGAGGTCAACCACGAGGTGCTCGCGCGGCAGACGATCATCGCGGCCCTGCCCGATGCGCACCCGTTGGCAGGCGTTCGCAGCATCACCCTGGAGCGGCTGGCCGACGAGGAATTCATTGCCACCCCTGCGAGCTATAACCTGCGGGTGCTGACCGACCGGTGGTGTCGGGCGAGCGGATTCGATCCGGAGGTGAAGATCGAGGTCACCGAATTCTCGACGATCCGCGAATTCGTCGGCCGCGGAATGGGCGTGGCACTGATCCCGCCCGCGGTGCGTCCGGTCGACGGAATCACCGAGGTGGCCCTGGACGGGCCTGATTATGTCCGTGAGATCGCCCTGTGTTCGGCCGTGCGCCGGCCCGGCCGCGTCGTCGAGCGCCTGCGCGACTTCATCGCAGGGTGGGATCTGAGCAGATGA
- a CDS encoding alpha/beta fold hydrolase has protein sequence MEFVKFDGIELAVDRFGPPQSESVLLIAGGAQSMDWWTPDFCRMLSGQGFQVIRYDHRDTGRSTSSPPGHPQYTGEELVTDPVRILDEFGIASAHLIGLSMGGGIAQVIAVRFPERVRTLTLVESSPAGGDSGRLPPPTAELQSTFAADPPDVDWSDRAAVIEHRIDVERPYAGSSGFDVRRTREIATAEVERTVDMESSMTNHFLIATSPECDPAAIDAPTLIIHSTDDPLFPAAHGRALAEMIPQSDILMLEGAGHETPPPSHWHTVVPRLLAHMRQSMGPAGGLGGDPMLSDFGWLDDIRRSYDIDAEDYAREVDGLLESSPHLRAGLRLFAELIGEDSEDRVADVGCGTGYVTGYLNGLGLNAFGIDISPEMLKIARRDHPSCHFECGTMTQLSTEDAGLAGIVAFWSIVHVPDSAMPGVMDEFRRVLRPGGLLLVGFHVGDGAKHTSRGYSGQGVDIDSFLRQPNTVAQWMRNAGFTVLSELVLRPADPSPGALLLARADSQPTAA, from the coding sequence GTGGAGTTCGTCAAGTTCGATGGCATCGAATTGGCCGTGGACCGCTTCGGGCCGCCCCAAAGTGAATCGGTGCTGCTCATCGCCGGGGGTGCGCAGTCGATGGATTGGTGGACGCCCGATTTCTGCCGAATGCTCAGCGGGCAGGGCTTCCAGGTCATCCGCTACGATCACCGAGATACCGGTCGGTCGACCTCGAGTCCGCCCGGCCACCCGCAATATACCGGAGAGGAACTCGTCACCGACCCCGTTCGCATTCTGGACGAGTTCGGAATCGCGTCCGCTCATCTTATAGGGCTGTCCATGGGTGGCGGCATAGCCCAGGTCATCGCGGTCAGATTCCCCGAACGGGTGCGGACCCTCACGCTCGTGGAGTCCTCACCTGCCGGAGGAGACTCAGGGCGCCTGCCGCCGCCGACTGCGGAACTCCAATCCACCTTCGCCGCAGATCCGCCGGACGTCGACTGGTCCGACCGAGCTGCCGTCATCGAACATCGCATCGACGTCGAACGCCCGTACGCGGGGTCGTCGGGTTTCGACGTCCGCCGGACTCGGGAGATCGCCACAGCTGAGGTCGAGCGGACCGTGGACATGGAATCGTCGATGACCAATCACTTTCTCATCGCCACGAGTCCCGAGTGCGATCCGGCGGCCATCGACGCGCCCACTCTGATCATCCACAGCACCGACGACCCACTGTTTCCCGCAGCACATGGTCGGGCGCTGGCCGAGATGATCCCCCAAAGCGACATTCTCATGCTCGAAGGAGCGGGCCACGAAACTCCTCCTCCCAGCCATTGGCACACTGTGGTTCCTCGGCTTCTCGCACATATGCGGCAATCGATGGGCCCGGCCGGCGGGCTCGGCGGCGACCCAATGCTGTCCGACTTCGGCTGGTTGGACGACATCCGCAGGAGCTACGACATCGATGCCGAAGACTACGCCCGCGAAGTGGACGGACTGCTCGAGTCCAGCCCCCACCTACGGGCAGGTCTTCGCCTCTTTGCGGAGCTGATCGGCGAAGACTCGGAGGATCGCGTCGCCGACGTCGGCTGCGGCACAGGCTACGTGACCGGTTATCTCAATGGCTTGGGATTGAACGCTTTCGGCATCGACATCTCTCCTGAGATGCTGAAGATCGCTCGCCGTGACCATCCCTCATGCCATTTCGAATGCGGCACGATGACGCAGCTGAGTACAGAAGATGCAGGGCTGGCGGGCATTGTCGCCTTCTGGTCGATTGTGCACGTTCCCGACAGTGCCATGCCCGGCGTGATGGACGAGTTCAGACGGGTTCTGCGGCCCGGAGGCCTGCTGCTCGTGGGATTCCACGTCGGAGACGGTGCGAAACACACCTCACGGGGGTATTCCGGTCAGGGCGTCGACATCGACAGTTTTCTGAGACAGCCGAACACCGTCGCGCAGTGGATGCGCAATGCCGGATTCACTGTGCTCTCCGAGTTGGTCCTCAGACCCGCCGATCCTTCCCCGGGTGCACTCCTGCTCGCCCGTGCCGATTCTCAGCCGACTGCTGCGTGA